In Paeniglutamicibacter kerguelensis, one genomic interval encodes:
- a CDS encoding DUF3052 domain-containing protein, whose translation MSDAAPAKHEAAQKMGFKDGDLIQELGYDDDVDFDLRDSLEETVGSELLTEEDHEVVDGIVYWWRADDGDLVDALVDSLVSLDEKGVVWLLTPKSGRDGYVTPATIQEDAPTAGLHVTNTEGVSEDWSATRLVARRKN comes from the coding sequence GTGAGCGACGCCGCACCGGCAAAGCACGAAGCCGCACAGAAAATGGGCTTCAAAGATGGGGACCTGATTCAGGAACTCGGATACGACGACGATGTGGACTTTGACCTCCGCGATTCCCTAGAGGAAACGGTGGGCTCCGAGCTACTTACTGAAGAAGATCACGAGGTAGTAGACGGCATCGTCTACTGGTGGCGTGCCGACGACGGGGATCTAGTTGATGCCCTGGTCGATTCGCTGGTCAGCCTGGATGAGAAGGGTGTTGTGTGGCTGTTGACCCCAAAGTCGGGGCGCGACGGCTATGTGACACCTGCAACAATCCAAGAGGATGCACCAACCGCGGGACTTCATGTGACAAATACCGAGGGTGTTTCCGAGGACTGGTCGGCAACCCGACTGGTTGCACGCCGCAAGAACTAG